The Glycine max cultivar Williams 82 chromosome 3, Glycine_max_v4.0, whole genome shotgun sequence sequence TAAATAGAACAAACTTAATCATCAAGTTACTAAATCAAATAGTAGACTCATATAATGACACCATGCAATTTTGATtgcataaattttgaaatatgtaGGTTAGTGGCAACTAGTTTAAACAGTTTTGGCTGTATCCTTAGATTTCTGAAATAGTAAGAACAAAGTAATCCCAGTTTGTAGAAAGGTTgagaaattgaaaatacaacCTGCATGAATAGACAAGAGGAATCTTAGAGTCCAAATCCTTTAGTCAGCTAGATTGGACAAAACGGACAATCACCCCTAGAAGAACTAAAGCCATTTTCTAAACTATGTAAATAAGCCATGGGAGGAAACAAGCATTTCCCTGTAGCTGATCCATCTTCTCAACTATGCAAAATTCATGTTTACTTTAAGTGGTAAGATATACATTTTCATAATCATACAAGATATATACGAAAAAGAAGTATTTTTTTCCTCACAAGGGATCCTTATGTCACTTAGAAAAACTGTTATTCCATTTTCATTGCTTCCATGTTACATACCCAAAACAATCAAACTCTGGTATCTGGACTAAAAATGGCCATTCAATTTTAGCCTATTCCTATTCCCTTAATTTTGTGTTATTGTGCAATCTATGCTTCACTTTAattcatatggttggagcatctCTCGTATCTTCAAGGATTTTTTTCTTTGGCAAAGCTGATTAAGGATAAGACTTCAATTTGGTAATAAAGCGCATGAGGTTGGGAAGCTTTGCTACattgatatttcttttttctttattgttcaGTATTTTGCTTTAATGCTTTTATATGATCACACAGGCTATACATGTGAAAACAAACTCTACAATATGTATACTTCTTTTAGTGATATATAAGGTATAAGACAAACATTGTTTAGCACAATATGTCCAACCACACTGATGGGACTGAAACAATCACCTAAACAAATAGGTATTCCATCCAGCGACATGAAATTTGTACTGTATATCTAGCTCAGCAAATGCAGATTACAAGCAACAGAACATATGGACAAAGCTTCtacagaaaaaacaaaatataaacatgAATGCAAGTCCATTTTCACTAATAGTCAGCTGCAAGAAGGAAAAGCCATATCAGAGAAGGAtatcaaagaaaataaacatttcaagtataaaaaagaaggaacCAAGAGTTGACAACAAAATAACTTAACATACCTTAATTACTTTACAGATGAGAATCTCTGTAAGTTTCCGTAAATTTACATAATCACCAAGCTGTCCTTCTCGCAGAAGATCTGAAGCTATAGGAGTTCCACCATAGGGACTTTGTGCTAATGCCAACCCAGCAACTTTATCTTTCAAATCAGACCAATACAAAGATAAAGCAGCTGCTGCATCTACTCCTCCTTTGCTATGTCCAAGAAGCATAACACGTTTATTTGAACCCCAATAAATTTCCTCAATGTACTCTTTTAGCTCTCTGGCATTTTTCTCAACTGACGCCTGATTAATAATTACTCAAAATTCAGTAATAGAACATAAAAACAAGAACACCAATATGATCTACACAAAAATTAGTGTTAGAATTTTTCATATGAACtactattattatcatcatttagtacttttatttattatattactaCTACAATGACTATTATAATATACCTCACTATGAATCTTCGCGATATGACAGGCCAAACCCATTTTTGAAAAACTGACTTTTGTACTGACAAAGTAAAGTGGACCATGATTACTGAAAAGACCTGCCATTGTAAAAGGCATGATAGTTAATAGCACACAAAATATGTTGCAACAACGAACTTTGGAATTTTTACTATTTACATCCTATAGACCAGGTGCTAATAAACATTTGTCCTTCCAGCTGCATGTGAGGGATTGGAAGTAGAGTTAGTCATGATTAACCTGATCATATACATAGTCAGTCACTTTACCTGGAATTAACAAATAAACCACCGAATTTGGTAACTTGTGAACACCATGCCTGACAAGGTAAGAAAAACCTGAGTTAACAAAACaattataaagagaaaattgagaaaaataaaatactaggaTACTTACTTGATGTTGTCCAGAATTTCCAGGAACCTCTCTGTTCCATCTTCAACCGGAGGCATTCCAGGATCACGTTGAAGCCATCCTATATCATCTGCAGATCCTCGCACGGTCCTTCGAGCACGATCAATTAGGCTGAAGTAATAAAAACACAGTTTACCACCCCTATGTTAATTGCCAATAGGGCTTTACAATTCTTAGTTTAGATGGTTCCatgacaaaatttaaaaataaaagaattctaGTTAAGGTGAAGAAAGCAACATTAAAAATTCCAATGACATGTACGACAAGGAAAACAGAAGCGTTTAATCTTAAGGTGGCCTTAACAGTAAGCACAGTGGCAGAGCTTAAACCATATCTTTCAATCATTTGGGCAcaatatttgattaattgatttacgatacattttaaaatatttagaacaGAAAAGAACCATTTTGGAGCCTCTTTGAAtactgtttttaaaaatatttttgatttttttttaaaaaaaaagaacaataaaatttgCTCACACCATTTGTTCTCATCTGAAGTTTTGGAAACTATTAACAATTGTCATTTCAACAATCAACTTCTCCAGTAATGATAATATGTATGGTACCTAGTATGGCTAATTTCATTCTAACTAATTGAGAAAGAACTTGCAAATAGGTAAAAACAGTTGACAAATTTACTCGTTGAGAATATAGTATCCTACaatcaaatttttgttttatctatGATTCCTGGAAAGGAAACAACTTGGAAAAAACagcaaaaaataaacaaataaagacTCAAAAATGGAAGAATAAAAACTGAATATGGATACTTTAGAAAGAGAggatataatgtttttttacagGTAACAGTAATCTACCAGAAACAAATAAGAGATACCATGGATTTTTCATGAAGGTTTCTCAAATTCATTTCTCTTGGTGTTCATGCGTTTAAACAGTTTACAGTTTAGCCAGAGATGCACCCAAAAAAGAGGAAATGATATATGGAGAACCAGTCAATTTCCTTAAAAGTCTAAATTTGTAAGCTTACAGTTCACAATACCATAGTCTGTATTCTTAGAATGTGGATTTTGGgcttaactcaaccccaaaagttaACTCATAGAGTGAGAGTTGCacctcacttatatactctatcttgaCCTTATCTCTAGTCAATGTGGGACTTTGATTTTTTCCCAATATGTATAATAACTTCACCACCAAGCAACAATGTTTCCTATCCTACACCTTTCTAATGCAGCCACAAAATGTTTCCTAGCAGCACTTAATGTAACTTTTGTTAATAAGCCTTTcctgtaacttttttttataaaacacttTTGttcatgcaaaaaaaataaacccattaaaaaaggaaaaggaaataaagagaaaaaaatgtatagCGACACCTTCACATACTTTTtcccaaatacatatattgtaatggaaattattttatgaaatactCGCAAAAatacaaattgaaaattaaaataactgtaCCTTAATTCAACAACGGCAAATCATAAGAATTCAgcttcataatttttatttttctttggggggggggggggggggggggggggtattttTAAGGGCTTATCAGAAAAAATCACATTTAGATTGAGTTGATAAACAATACCTTTGGAAAATGGAAATGCGACTTTGTCCAGTACGATTTGATTCAATAAGTGCACTGGAACCAGAACTCCTAGTGATTTCGTCATGCATATGTGGAGGTGCAGAAGTTGAGGCATTTGATGATTCAACACTGGTTAAATGGATTCTGTTTGAAGGAATATGCTCAatttcagtagatgaagatgcATCAGTGTCACCAGAAGGAAAATCCACAAGCTCTAGTGCATGAGTTTCAGAAGCATCAAAATGTCTGGGGGAATGTTCCACTGAAAAATTATCAAAAGCTTTAAGAACAATTTGCAAAACAGACATGAAACTAAGTTATTATAAATCAAATGCACAAGTTTTGGAATCAATCAAATAAGATAACATGAGGAAACGTAATACCTCAGAGAACTGTATAAGGAATAAAGTCAtaagcaaattcaaaattaaGTGTAGATGAAATTTCATGAAGTAGTACAGCAGCATATTAAAAAGAATCCCAAGTCCTACAATACCTAGACTAAAGCAGATTTCCAGAATCAAATTAGACCTACAAAAATTATCAAGTGAAATCCACATAAAAAGTAAAGGCCATATATTTAACAAGGATTTTACTATAGTTGGGTTTCTACAAGGTTTCACAGGAGCACAATAAAGTTCTAACATAATAATTGCATACTTCGTAGCTTCGTCTATCCTTTGAAAGGTATGTTGTTGCTTCCCAAAAGTTGACCATAACTCCAAAGCAATCGAATTAGGTTCTTCAATTTTCAACATCCATGTATAAATGCAACAGTTGAGGtaacttaaaatttaagtgcatcatttctatttttattcaattaaaagaagaagagcTTCATTAAGAGccacataatatttttaatttagcctccatatatttttttctcaaagatAAACCACATCATTATTTTGATATGCCACAAAATAACTCAGCTTCattatttcctttttgtttatgGAAACTTATGGCTGGTTGCATAATTCCTTAAACTTCTAAAAGAAGAATCTACTTAAATTACACCTCTGAACTCTGAAGaactatataaacaaaaaaagaagcttGCCTGAATAATCAGAGAAACATCCAGTTATGTATGATGTTGTTTGTGCAAGATAAGAAGCAGCTTCATTGAGAGCTGGCATAGATGAAAATATCTGAGGAATAAGCCCATCATTTGTCAAACCCTCTCCCTGTACCTGAAAAAAGATaaacttaatttgattttttgtaaaaaaaaataataataataaaataattatctagtATTGCTTTAATCATCAAGACAGTCATAAAAGGAAGGTGCAGCTACTAGTAAAAAAAGTACAACTAAATGCAATAACAAAATAGTAATTACGCATTTGAACCAAACTAACATTAACAGCAAGATCCATATTCAACAAATCCCCCTCTGTAGAAATAATTAAATGCAGGACTCAAGAAGCCTTAAGTAGAAAAAACAGATCACAAGTTAAAGATGCTTGACCTCACCTAAAAGGCTTTTTCTCACCTTCCCTTTTTGGTTGGGAGGAGGTAGGAAAAAGGGAATGGACTGTCAGTGCAAAATAGAGGCAACATGAAATGTACACTCATAAATATTCCTCAGTGTACAGTTATCTCATccctaagttttttttaatacagaTCCTTACTATTACTTACAAGAAGCATTTTTGCTACAATACAGAACAATTTCCGATTCCTCAGTGTGATCCTCCATTAATACGAAGATACCTTTGGTAATAAAGCATCTTTCTCCTGTTTTTTAAACTTAGCTTCCAGAACCCAATTATTTGTTCAATAACTAACACTTGCACGCACATTAATTTTCTAACATAAATTATTTCACTATTTATTCACCTAGCTATTAGAATTTTAACTTCACCACCCTTGGACACCCACAAAAATACACTTTTTATGATATCAAATCCAGTTTATTGGAAAGCAAGGAATGAACTGAGCATGGCCAATGCTCAACTTTCACTCCAAAGACATAAAACTTTGTTCCGATAAATTATGAAAGAAATCACAAATACCTGATTTACCACCAATGGGGTGCTTGATTCCCCATTCTGTGGGCTTCAAGCTTGCACCGTCAAAACCAATTTAGGCCAAATGCAAGGAATAAAGATTATGACAGAATTAACAGCATAGGCCCAGAAGATCAGGcagaaaaaacaaatcaaagaaaaaacgaATCCAACTCTGATTTAATAAATTGATATCTGATGAGGAATCAACATGATTGCAATTTTGTGAATGGATTAGTGAATAGTGAAGGAGCTGCTTACAGGAACCCTCATATAACTAATACTGTGAGAACAATGTGTGTAAGATGCAGAAGAGAAATTTGGATTGTAAAGGGTTGTAAGTTGTAACAACCTTGCATGCATGGCACAAAGTGACGGAAAAGGAGGAGAATGTGGGGAATTGGTTAAGACTAAGGAGAAAAGGGGAAAGAATGAATGAGGAGAGGTAGGAAAGAATTGACTAAGGTAGAGAGATTTTGGGAGGGGTGGGATATTTGGTGTGTCTGCAGAATT is a genomic window containing:
- the LOC100811795 gene encoding uncharacterized protein: MVRAPDPQHRESNTPLVVQGEGLTNDGLIPQIFSSMPALNEAASYLAQTTSYITGCFSDYSVEHSPRHFDASETHALELVDFPSGDTDASSSTEIEHIPSNRIHLTSVESSNASTSAPPHMHDEITRSSGSSALIESNRTGQSRISIFQSLIDRARRTVRGSADDIGWLQRDPGMPPVEDGTERFLEILDNIKHGVHKLPNSVVYLLIPGLFSNHGPLYFVSTKVSFSKMGLACHIAKIHSEASVEKNARELKEYIEEIYWGSNKRVMLLGHSKGGVDAAAALSLYWSDLKDKVAGLALAQSPYGGTPIASDLLREGQLGDYVNLRKLTEILICKVIKGDMRALEDLTYERRREFLKEHHLPKEVPIVSFRTEAGISPAVLATLSHVAHAELPLVAPAGESRKLPVVMPLGAAMAACAQLLQVRYGEKSDGLVTCRDAEVPGSVVVRPKRKLDHAWMVYSSLNDDLSEGDAFQVCEALLTLLVEIGQKKMHELAMKDE